Below is a genomic region from Acidimicrobiia bacterium.
GCTGGCCCACATTGCCCTCGCCCTGGTTGGGGAGGGAGTCGTGGTTGTTGATGGGGTCGACCGACTCGCCGCCGATGCGCTGAAGGATGCCGATCTGGAGCGGCTCGTGCTGCGAGCCAAAGAAGGACTGGCGCTTATCAACGGGACAGACGGCATCCTCGGGATGCTCATCCTGGCCCTCGACGATCTCGGAACCCTTCTGGTCTCGGCCGATGTTATTGCCGCCATGACCGTTGAAGCATTACTGGGGACTGATCGGGCGTTTCGGGCCGACCTGGTTGCCCTCCGACCCCAGCCAGGCCAACAAGTCTCGGCCGCCAACATGACGAGGGCGATGTTGGGATCTCGAATCGTGGCCTCACATCGAACCGATGACGTCCGGGTGCAGGATGCCTATTCACTTCGCTGCACCCCACAGGTTCACGGGGCGGCGAGAGATACGTGGACCCATGTGTCGCAGGTGGCCGAGAACGAGTTGCACTCGGCAATTGATAATCCAATGGTCCTTCCAGACGGTACGGTTGAGTCGTGCGGCAATTTTCACGGAGCTCCCGTAGCGTTTGCCTGTGACTTTCTGGCGATAGCTGCGGCCGAGGTTGGCGCCATCGCTGAGCGCCGACTGGACCGGCTTTTGGATCCGGCTCGGTCACACGGCCTGCCGGCCTTCCTGACCGAGGACCCCGGGGTGTCATCTGGTTACATGATCGCCCACTACACGGCGGTATCGATCGCTGCTGAGAACCGTAGGCTGGCTGCTCCTGCCAGCGTTGACTCCATGCCAACGTCGGCCATGCAAGAGGATCATGTCTCAATGGGATGGGGGGCTGCCCGCAAGCTGCGCGCCGTCGTGGACAACGTCGCCCGGATTCTGGCGGTCGAGTTGGTCGCCGCCTGTCAGGCCCTTGAACTGCGTGCTCCGCTGTTACCTAGCCCTGTCTCGTCAGCTGTCGTTGAAATGGTTCGGGACCATATCCCTCACCTTGAAGCCGACCGGAATCTTTCGCCGGAGTTGGAGACCGCTACCGGGTTGGTGCGCTCGGGTGCGGTACGAAAGGCAGCCGAGGCGGTTGCCGGTCCACTCACTTGACCACTATTCATCTCTGACCCACCCCAGTCAGAGTATGTATCCTGGGTAGGTCGGACCGTACTCACCGGAAAGTTCAGATCGTGCCAAACATAACGATGCTTGAGATAGACGAACTCATGAATTCAGAACTAGCTGGCTTTGTGAAAAAATGCCTTCGTCATCGGGCGCCGGATCCCGCTTTCCACGCCATGCAGGGCCACAATCCCGCTCTGTCGAAGGCTCTGTATGTCGCCTGGGGAACCGTATTCAACACCGGTAACGTCGATCACAATCTCAAAGAGATCATCCGCGTTCAGCTCTCGAGGGCTGCCCTCTGTAACTACTGAGGGAACGTCAGATCTGCTTCGGCGAAGCAGAATGGCCTTACCGAGGATCGGATCGATGACGGGATCGACAACTGGCGGAACAGCGAAGCATTTACCCCGGCCGAAAAGATCGCCCTGGAGTACAGCGAACTTATGCAGTTCGAACCAGCCCGGATCGATGCTGCATTCTATAAGCGGCTACGAGAGCAGTACACCGAGTCAGAGA
It encodes:
- the hutH gene encoding histidine ammonia-lyase is translated as MTDVILDVANLSQADVVNVARWGATVRLGADGRRAMEASAAIVDEYAASETAVYGVSTGFGALAATYIPEDRRRELQLSLIRSHAAGMGPRVEGEVVRAMMLLRSRSLAMGYSGARPELVDLYLAMLVAGITPVVHEYGSLGASGDLAPLAHIALALVGEGVVVVDGVDRLAADALKDADLERLVLRAKEGLALINGTDGILGMLILALDDLGTLLVSADVIAAMTVEALLGTDRAFRADLVALRPQPGQQVSAANMTRAMLGSRIVASHRTDDVRVQDAYSLRCTPQVHGAARDTWTHVSQVAENELHSAIDNPMVLPDGTVESCGNFHGAPVAFACDFLAIAAAEVGAIAERRLDRLLDPARSHGLPAFLTEDPGVSSGYMIAHYTAVSIAAENRRLAAPASVDSMPTSAMQEDHVSMGWGAARKLRAVVDNVARILAVELVAACQALELRAPLLPSPVSSAVVEMVRDHIPHLEADRNLSPELETATGLVRSGAVRKAAEAVAGPLT